One Bradyrhizobium sp. CCGB12 genomic window carries:
- a CDS encoding LysR substrate-binding domain-containing protein, with protein sequence MEAFIKVVDLGSMTSAAKVLNVAQPALSQHIASLEADFKCKLLDRSARGVKPTEAGRILYRYAKSIQRQIEEARRTILDNKPELTGNVTIGLAPLSSAALLATPLLMQVRERYPGIVPHIYDSSGVMLSEMMLKGSMDMAVLYGERPVTGLDYKPLMREYFYLVAPRRIYPEQMPPEEVSAAEVAQFDLLLPYRESFLRQTVERVCAEVGLRPRIVAEIHSQSTLSSAIAAGVGAAVLPMSIANELPNLDELCIRRINAPSASQQMSLCISDNAALSDAAFAVYKILLEIIVKTWGPFDCPPGSAAITASSLNVPKDEP encoded by the coding sequence TTGGAGGCCTTCATCAAGGTCGTGGATCTCGGCAGCATGACGAGCGCGGCGAAGGTGCTGAATGTCGCACAGCCGGCCCTGAGCCAGCACATTGCGAGCCTGGAGGCGGATTTCAAGTGCAAGCTGCTCGACCGCAGCGCCCGCGGGGTCAAGCCCACCGAGGCCGGACGAATCCTCTATCGTTATGCCAAGTCGATCCAGCGGCAGATCGAAGAGGCCAGGCGCACCATTCTGGACAACAAACCGGAGCTGACCGGCAACGTCACGATCGGCTTGGCGCCGCTCAGCTCGGCGGCATTGCTGGCGACCCCGCTGCTGATGCAGGTCCGCGAACGCTATCCCGGCATCGTGCCGCACATTTACGACAGCTCCGGGGTCATGCTCAGCGAGATGATGCTGAAGGGGAGCATGGATATGGCTGTCCTTTACGGCGAGCGCCCGGTGACCGGTCTCGATTACAAGCCGCTGATGCGCGAGTACTTCTACCTTGTCGCGCCCCGCCGCATCTATCCGGAGCAGATGCCTCCGGAGGAGGTTTCGGCGGCGGAGGTCGCGCAATTCGACCTGCTTCTTCCATATCGGGAATCCTTCCTGCGACAGACGGTCGAGCGGGTCTGCGCCGAGGTAGGACTTCGCCCGCGCATCGTTGCCGAGATCCATTCCCAATCGACCTTATCTTCGGCGATTGCAGCCGGAGTAGGGGCGGCAGTGCTGCCCATGTCGATAGCAAACGAGTTGCCGAACCTCGACGAACTCTGCATTCGGCGGATCAATGCACCGTCGGCCTCGCAACAGATGTCGCTATGCATTTCCGATAATGCTGCGTTGTCCGACGCCGCGTTCGCCGTCTACAAGATATTGCTCGAGATCATCGTCAAGACCTGGGGACCGTTCGATTGTCCTCCTGGTTCGGCCGCCATCACTGCATCGTCGCTGAATGTGCCGAAGGACGAGCCATAA
- a CDS encoding sugar-binding transcriptional regulator, which produces MADGEASLATRAAWLYFAAGLTQSEVADRLNIQSTKAHRLIARASREGMIRVFVEGPVAECVALENNLAERYGLAFCRVAPDLGEDDLPLKALALEGASFLRQNLERGEHKIIGVGHGRTLAAVVEQLPQTQASDVQFVSLLGGLTRKFAANPFDVIHRLAERTGAEAYLLPVPVFANSVADRGVLMKQYGIAEVFALARKASLLFVGIGQIHAEGFLVSSGMIRPDEVIELKRAGACADLLGHFFNADGELLDIDLSARATSMEAADLRRHRIVAIGGGLAKVAALRAVLRSRLLHGLILDEVTAQALATDKPEATSGKDKNTKTKNKGRKGSKRA; this is translated from the coding sequence ATGGCTGATGGTGAGGCGTCGCTCGCAACGCGGGCGGCGTGGCTGTATTTCGCCGCCGGGCTGACCCAGTCCGAGGTCGCCGACCGCCTCAACATCCAGAGCACCAAGGCGCATCGGCTGATCGCGCGTGCCAGCCGCGAGGGCATGATCCGCGTCTTCGTCGAGGGGCCCGTGGCCGAATGCGTCGCGCTGGAGAACAATTTGGCGGAGCGCTACGGACTTGCCTTCTGCCGCGTCGCGCCTGATCTGGGCGAGGACGACCTGCCGCTCAAGGCCTTGGCGCTCGAAGGCGCGAGCTTTCTGCGGCAGAACCTCGAGCGCGGCGAGCACAAGATCATCGGCGTCGGTCACGGCCGCACGCTCGCGGCGGTCGTCGAGCAATTGCCGCAGACGCAGGCGAGCGACGTCCAGTTCGTCTCCCTGCTCGGCGGATTGACGCGGAAATTCGCAGCCAATCCGTTTGACGTCATTCATCGGCTGGCGGAGCGTACGGGGGCGGAGGCCTATCTCCTGCCGGTCCCGGTCTTCGCCAATTCGGTCGCCGATCGTGGCGTATTGATGAAACAATACGGCATCGCGGAGGTGTTCGCGCTGGCGCGCAAGGCCTCGCTCCTGTTTGTCGGTATCGGACAGATCCATGCCGAGGGCTTCCTGGTCTCGAGCGGCATGATCAGGCCGGACGAGGTCATCGAACTGAAGCGTGCCGGCGCCTGCGCCGATCTGCTCGGACATTTCTTCAACGCCGACGGCGAGCTGCTCGACATCGACCTGTCGGCCCGCGCGACCTCGATGGAGGCGGCCGACCTCAGGAGGCACCGCATCGTCGCCATCGGCGGCGGTCTGGCCAAGGTCGCCGCGCTGCGCGCGGTGCTGCGCAGCCGTCTCCTGCACGGACTCATCCTCGACGAGGTGACCGCTCAGGCCCTCGCAACGGACAAGCCGGAGGCAACATCCGGCAAGGACAAGAACACGAAGACCAAGAACAAGGGTCGGAAGGGAAGTAAACGCGCATAA
- the accC gene encoding acetyl-CoA carboxylase biotin carboxylase subunit has product MFDKVLIANRGEIALRIQRACRAMGLKTVVIHSEADRDARYVALADEALCIGPAPASSTYLNVAAILLAAEVSGAQAIHPGYGFLSESAEFADRVARAGLTFIGPSADCIRTMGDKVAAKRAMRLAGVPCVPGPDSALPDDPAEVRAIARDIGYPVIIKAAGGGGGRGMRIVRNEGTLDEALALTRAEASKAFKNAAVYIEKFLEKPRHIEIQVLCDQHDNHLWLGDRDCSLQRRNQKVVEEAPAPGIDRALIEQVGASCVEACRRIGYRGAGTFEFLYEGGQFFFIEMNTRVQVEHPVTEMTTGIDIVKEQIRIARGEALGIAQDEIARVGHAVEFRINAEDPATLAPSPGTVTRWDVPGGIGIRVDSHIAAGAIVPRHYDSLIGKLIAHGGTREEALARARVALSELRAEGIRTNVPLHQAILADPTFCCGGYDIHHLEHWMNARVAAP; this is encoded by the coding sequence ATGTTCGACAAGGTCCTGATCGCCAATCGCGGCGAGATCGCGCTTCGCATCCAGCGCGCCTGTCGGGCGATGGGTCTCAAGACGGTGGTCATTCACTCGGAGGCGGACCGCGACGCGCGCTATGTCGCGCTCGCCGATGAGGCACTGTGCATCGGGCCGGCGCCGGCGAGCAGCACCTACCTCAACGTGGCGGCAATCCTGCTCGCAGCCGAAGTCAGCGGTGCCCAGGCGATCCACCCGGGTTACGGATTCCTCTCGGAAAGTGCGGAGTTCGCCGATCGGGTCGCGCGCGCCGGTCTCACCTTCATCGGCCCGTCCGCGGATTGTATCCGGACCATGGGCGACAAGGTCGCGGCCAAGCGCGCGATGCGGCTCGCGGGCGTGCCTTGCGTGCCGGGCCCGGACAGCGCCCTGCCGGATGATCCAGCCGAGGTGCGCGCGATCGCGCGAGACATCGGATACCCCGTGATCATCAAGGCCGCCGGTGGGGGCGGCGGGCGTGGCATGCGGATCGTACGCAACGAAGGCACGCTGGACGAGGCGCTTGCGTTGACCCGCGCGGAAGCCAGCAAGGCCTTCAAAAACGCTGCGGTCTACATCGAGAAGTTCCTCGAAAAACCTCGCCATATCGAGATCCAGGTGTTGTGCGATCAGCACGACAACCATCTCTGGCTCGGCGACCGCGACTGCTCGCTTCAGCGCAGAAACCAGAAGGTCGTCGAAGAAGCCCCCGCGCCCGGCATCGATCGCGCGCTGATCGAGCAGGTGGGCGCAAGCTGCGTCGAGGCCTGCCGGCGGATCGGCTATCGCGGCGCCGGCACCTTCGAATTTCTTTACGAAGGCGGGCAGTTCTTCTTCATCGAGATGAACACGCGCGTCCAGGTGGAGCATCCCGTCACCGAGATGACGACTGGGATCGACATCGTCAAGGAGCAGATACGCATCGCACGGGGCGAAGCGCTGGGCATTGCGCAAGACGAAATCGCCCGTGTCGGCCATGCCGTCGAATTCCGCATCAATGCCGAAGACCCCGCCACCCTCGCGCCCTCGCCCGGCACGGTCACGCGCTGGGACGTGCCGGGCGGCATCGGCATCCGCGTCGATTCGCATATCGCCGCCGGCGCCATAGTTCCCCGTCACTATGATTCGCTGATCGGCAAGCTCATCGCCCATGGCGGCACTCGCGAGGAAGCCCTGGCGCGCGCACGCGTCGCCTTGTCCGAGTTGCGCGCCGAAGGCATCCGAACCAATGTGCCGTTGCATCAGGCGATCCTCGCCGATCCGACGTTCTGCTGCGGCGGCTACGACATCCATCATCTCGAGCACTGGATGAATGCGCGGGTGGCCGCGCCATGA
- a CDS encoding TIGR01459 family HAD-type hydrolase, which yields MMTDTIDIDGLGAIADRFDHVLLDQWGTLHEGQAIFPLARECVVRLRQAGKHVLVLSNSGKRASSNAARLASLGLPPHAYDGILTSGEVTWRGLKARTQTPFTELGHACLLIARGGDHAIVDGLELTIVSDVGTADFILLAGLDDAVAEPEHWRVRLADAAARGRPMLCANPDLAMFGASGLIPAPGALARLYETLGGRVAYVGKPHAPIFAAALERLGQPDPTRVLMIGDSLDHDVAGARRAGMLTLLLRSGVHRDHARTGSVELARPSPRADVPMPHWTMHHLAW from the coding sequence ATGATGACCGACACGATCGATATCGACGGACTTGGCGCGATCGCAGACCGCTTCGATCACGTGCTGCTCGATCAATGGGGCACGCTGCACGAAGGCCAGGCGATCTTTCCGCTGGCGCGGGAGTGCGTCGTGCGGCTGCGTCAGGCCGGCAAGCACGTCCTTGTCCTGTCGAACTCCGGCAAGCGCGCGAGCAGCAATGCGGCGCGGCTTGCCTCGCTCGGCCTTCCACCGCACGCCTATGATGGCATCCTGACTTCGGGCGAGGTCACTTGGCGCGGCCTGAAAGCGCGTACGCAGACGCCATTCACCGAGCTCGGCCACGCCTGCCTGCTGATCGCACGTGGCGGCGACCATGCGATCGTCGATGGGCTCGAGCTCACTATCGTGAGCGATGTCGGAACGGCCGACTTCATCCTGCTCGCGGGCCTCGACGATGCCGTCGCCGAGCCGGAACACTGGCGCGTGCGCCTGGCGGACGCCGCTGCGCGCGGACGGCCGATGCTGTGCGCAAATCCCGACCTCGCGATGTTCGGGGCCTCGGGACTGATTCCCGCCCCCGGTGCCTTGGCCCGCTTATACGAAACGCTGGGTGGTCGTGTGGCCTATGTCGGCAAGCCGCACGCGCCCATCTTTGCGGCTGCGCTCGAACGGCTGGGGCAGCCGGACCCGACGCGCGTCTTGATGATCGGCGACAGCCTCGACCATGACGTTGCCGGTGCTCGCCGTGCGGGCATGCTGACACTTCTCCTCAGATCCGGCGTGCACCGGGATCATGCGCGGACTGGTTCAGTTGAATTGGCACGACCATCACCCCGCGCGGATGTGCCGATGCCGCACTGGACGATGCACCATTTGGCCTGGTGA
- a CDS encoding SDR family oxidoreductase, protein MGFSDYRTALVTGASSGIGAATVRRLSAEGLEVYAVARDAARLSALSAETGCRACAVDISDLDALAALAKSAEFDVLVNNAGQSRRGNILDTTPEDVDALIDVNLRAVLHLTRLIVPGMARRDRGHVVNISSIAGHYAFGGGNTVYHATKAGIHSLSQQLRVDLYGTRVRVTEISPARVETEVFGRLLGDLAEAKRRFFDDYDSLQPEDIANSISFAIGSPARMNVAFMEVLPTQQVVGGLNFAQKGRPPAD, encoded by the coding sequence ATGGGATTTTCGGACTATCGGACGGCCCTGGTGACGGGCGCATCCTCCGGAATAGGGGCTGCGACGGTTCGCCGCCTGAGTGCGGAAGGGCTCGAAGTCTACGCCGTGGCCCGCGACGCCGCTCGGCTGAGCGCTCTGTCCGCGGAGACCGGATGCCGCGCCTGCGCCGTCGACATCAGCGACCTCGATGCGCTTGCGGCCTTGGCGAAGTCGGCCGAGTTCGACGTCCTGGTGAACAACGCCGGCCAGTCCCGGCGCGGCAATATCCTGGACACCACGCCCGAGGATGTCGACGCCCTCATCGACGTCAATTTGCGCGCGGTCCTGCATCTGACGCGACTGATCGTGCCGGGCATGGCGCGCCGTGATCGCGGCCACGTCGTCAACATCTCCTCCATCGCCGGCCACTATGCGTTTGGCGGCGGCAACACCGTGTATCACGCCACGAAGGCCGGCATTCATTCACTGTCGCAGCAACTGCGTGTCGATCTCTACGGGACCAGGGTTCGCGTCACCGAGATATCGCCGGCCCGGGTCGAGACCGAGGTTTTCGGCCGGCTGCTCGGTGATCTGGCCGAAGCCAAGCGTCGCTTCTTCGACGACTATGATTCACTTCAGCCCGAGGACATCGCCAATTCGATCTCATTCGCGATTGGATCGCCGGCGCGCATGAATGTCGCCTTCATGGAAGTCCTGCCGACCCAGCAAGTCGTCGGCGGTCTCAATTTTGCACAGAAGGGCCGGCCGCCGGCCGACTGA
- a CDS encoding peptidyl-alpha-hydroxyglycine alpha-amidating lyase family protein, with protein MAAILGSGEHRYRVVDNWAKLPDGWQLTDVASVAIDSKDRIYVFNRGAHPMVVFDRDGNFLRSWGEGLFSRAHGLHIDADDNLYCTDDGDHTVRKCTTDGKVLLTIGVPEKPAPFMSGDPFHRCTHTALSPKGEIYVSDGYGNARVHKFTPDGKLIRSWGEPGTDPGQFNIVHNIVTDADGWVYVADRENHRVQVFDGNGKYETQWNNLHRPCALCCCGGAKNPTFVIGELGPAMPVNRKVPNLGPRLSIVDAKGKRIARLGGEDGPGLASGKFLAPHGIALDSRGDMYVGEVGVTDWKTNFPDEDMPAVVRATRCLQKLERIPREG; from the coding sequence GTGGCAGCTATTCTCGGCTCGGGCGAGCACCGCTACCGCGTCGTCGACAATTGGGCGAAGTTGCCGGATGGCTGGCAGCTCACCGATGTCGCTTCCGTCGCGATCGACAGTAAGGATCGCATCTACGTGTTCAACCGCGGCGCCCATCCGATGGTGGTGTTCGACCGTGACGGCAATTTCCTGCGCAGCTGGGGCGAGGGGCTGTTCTCGCGCGCCCATGGCCTGCACATAGATGCCGACGATAATCTCTACTGCACCGACGACGGCGACCACACCGTGCGAAAATGCACGACGGACGGCAAGGTGCTGCTGACGATCGGCGTCCCTGAAAAGCCCGCGCCGTTCATGAGCGGCGATCCTTTCCATCGCTGCACCCACACCGCGTTGTCGCCGAAGGGCGAGATCTACGTCTCCGACGGCTATGGCAATGCGCGCGTGCACAAGTTCACGCCCGACGGCAAGCTGATCAGGAGCTGGGGCGAGCCCGGTACTGATCCCGGCCAGTTCAACATCGTGCACAACATCGTCACCGATGCCGATGGCTGGGTCTATGTCGCCGATCGCGAGAACCATCGCGTGCAGGTGTTCGACGGCAACGGCAAATATGAGACGCAGTGGAACAATCTGCACCGGCCGTGCGCGCTGTGCTGTTGCGGTGGGGCTAAGAATCCCACCTTCGTCATCGGCGAGCTCGGCCCCGCCATGCCGGTCAACCGGAAGGTGCCCAATCTCGGCCCGCGGCTGTCGATCGTAGACGCCAAAGGCAAGCGCATCGCGCGGCTCGGCGGCGAGGATGGCCCCGGTCTCGCGAGCGGCAAATTCCTCGCACCGCATGGCATCGCGCTGGACTCCCGAGGCGACATGTATGTTGGCGAGGTCGGTGTCACCGACTGGAAGACGAACTTCCCGGACGAGGACATGCCGGCCGTGGTCCGCGCAACACGTTGCTTGCAGAAGCTGGAGCGCATTCCTCGCGAAGGGTGA
- a CDS encoding class II aldolase/adducin family protein — MQQHALLHELSRMSARVGRNILLVQGAGGNSSIKHGDLLWVKASGTWLADAEHKDIFVPVSLGMARAALAQGDERVPLASGAGTTLRASIETSLHALMPHPVVLHVHSVNTIAWAVRADAREEFARRLDGLAWRWLDYHHPGLPLAKVVNDALAKDRLDVLVLGNHGLVVGAETCAGAEAMVDEVESRLALAPRSTIPADIDALRSISAGTAYRLPKDPQCHSVAIDPFSRAIATSGSLYPDHVVFLGPGLPVLEQSEDLRALASRMQADGLPQPVALLVPGLGCIVRKDASDGAEAMLSCLALVTCRLPLTAQVRYLTQENESALLNWDAERYRQQLTADRGPD; from the coding sequence ATGCAACAACATGCCCTACTCCACGAGCTCAGTCGCATGTCGGCGCGCGTTGGCCGCAATATCCTTCTGGTTCAGGGTGCCGGTGGCAATTCTTCGATCAAACACGGCGACCTGCTATGGGTGAAGGCCTCCGGCACCTGGCTTGCGGATGCCGAGCACAAGGACATCTTCGTGCCGGTGTCGCTTGGCATGGCGCGCGCTGCGCTCGCGCAAGGCGACGAACGGGTGCCGCTCGCCTCCGGTGCCGGCACGACGTTGCGCGCATCGATCGAGACGTCCCTCCACGCGCTCATGCCGCATCCGGTCGTCCTGCACGTGCATTCGGTCAACACGATTGCCTGGGCGGTGCGAGCCGACGCACGCGAGGAGTTTGCCAGGCGACTGGACGGACTGGCCTGGCGCTGGCTCGATTATCACCATCCGGGACTGCCACTCGCCAAGGTCGTGAACGACGCACTGGCCAAGGACAGGCTGGATGTGCTGGTCCTTGGCAATCATGGGCTGGTGGTCGGCGCCGAGACCTGCGCCGGCGCAGAGGCAATGGTCGACGAGGTCGAGAGCCGCCTTGCGCTTGCCCCGCGCTCCACAATTCCCGCAGATATAGACGCGCTTCGCTCAATCTCCGCCGGCACGGCTTATCGCCTGCCAAAGGATCCGCAATGCCATAGCGTCGCAATCGATCCTTTCAGCCGCGCAATTGCGACCAGCGGCTCGCTCTATCCCGATCACGTCGTCTTCCTCGGCCCGGGGCTGCCCGTTCTGGAACAGAGCGAGGATCTTCGCGCCCTGGCATCGCGAATGCAGGCGGACGGACTGCCACAGCCGGTCGCGCTGCTCGTTCCAGGCCTCGGTTGCATCGTTCGCAAGGATGCGAGCGACGGCGCCGAGGCGATGCTGAGCTGTCTCGCCCTGGTGACTTGCCGTTTGCCTCTCACTGCGCAGGTCCGCTACCTCACTCAGGAGAATGAGTCCGCATTGTTGAATTGGGATGCCGAGCGATATCGCCAGCAATTGACTGCAGATCGCGGACCGGACTGA
- a CDS encoding FGGY-family carbohydrate kinase, with protein sequence MAGAFLGIDVGTGGVRACAVDARGSMFGMESATLPPPRHDGNAIDQDPELWWDATIVAICKLGRSVDLQAIERVCVDGTSGTLLMVDAAGRPCTPGLMYNDTRATTEAARIAAVAPADSGAHGASSALAKLLYLSSRSERSQAHLAVHQADWIAGRLAGQHGISDENNVLKLGYDPVTRSWPAWLDELGVSRKLLPKAMIPGTPFADIDRTVAATLGLSPSARIAAGTTDGVAAFMATQADEPGDAVTSLGTTLVVKLLATRPIFAASQGVYSHRLGERWLAGGASNSGGGALLAHFTAADMERLTPQLRPETPTGLDYYPLPKPGERFPIADPALPARVTPRPAEDHRFFQALLEGIAAIESLAYRRLADLGAPKPRRVISIGGGAKNAAWTEMRRCALGVPVTVAEETEASYGAALLALRGGPP encoded by the coding sequence ATGGCGGGCGCGTTCCTCGGTATCGACGTCGGAACTGGCGGCGTTCGCGCCTGCGCCGTCGACGCGCGCGGCAGCATGTTCGGAATGGAATCGGCAACCCTTCCCCCGCCCCGGCACGATGGCAACGCCATCGATCAGGACCCGGAGCTCTGGTGGGATGCGACGATTGTTGCGATCTGCAAGCTCGGCCGCAGCGTCGATCTCCAGGCGATCGAACGGGTCTGCGTCGACGGCACATCCGGCACTCTCCTGATGGTCGACGCAGCCGGCCGGCCCTGCACGCCGGGGCTCATGTACAACGATACGCGCGCGACGACGGAAGCTGCCCGCATTGCGGCCGTGGCGCCGGCGGACAGCGGGGCGCACGGCGCGAGCAGTGCGCTGGCAAAACTGCTATATTTGTCAAGCCGTAGCGAGCGCAGCCAAGCGCACCTTGCCGTGCATCAGGCCGATTGGATCGCCGGTCGGCTAGCCGGACAGCACGGCATCAGCGATGAGAACAACGTCCTGAAGCTCGGCTACGATCCGGTCACACGCAGCTGGCCGGCCTGGCTCGACGAGCTCGGCGTATCGCGCAAGCTGCTGCCGAAGGCGATGATTCCCGGGACGCCGTTTGCGGACATCGATCGCACGGTCGCAGCCACGCTCGGCCTGTCGCCGTCGGCGCGCATCGCGGCCGGCACCACGGACGGTGTCGCCGCCTTCATGGCCACGCAGGCGGACGAGCCCGGCGATGCCGTCACCTCGCTCGGAACCACGCTGGTCGTGAAGCTGCTTGCGACTCGGCCGATTTTCGCCGCAAGCCAGGGCGTCTATTCGCACCGACTTGGCGAGCGTTGGCTTGCAGGCGGCGCCTCCAATTCCGGCGGCGGCGCCCTGCTCGCGCATTTCACGGCCGCCGATATGGAACGATTGACCCCGCAACTGCGGCCGGAGACACCGACCGGACTCGATTACTATCCCCTTCCCAAGCCAGGCGAGCGCTTTCCGATCGCCGATCCGGCACTGCCGGCGAGGGTCACACCGCGCCCGGCGGAGGACCATCGTTTTTTCCAAGCACTCCTCGAAGGCATCGCCGCGATCGAATCGCTCGCCTATCGGCGCCTGGCCGATCTCGGTGCGCCAAAGCCCCGGCGCGTCATCAGCATCGGCGGGGGCGCGAAGAACGCGGCCTGGACCGAGATGAGACGGTGCGCGCTCGGCGTTCCCGTGACGGTCGCCGAGGAGACGGAGGCAAGCTATGGCGCCGCACTATTGGCCTTGCGGGGCGGTCCGCCATGA
- the accB gene encoding acetyl-CoA carboxylase biotin carboxyl carrier protein, producing MDLSKIEQLVDLVTRSSIAELDLTQDGTRIRILKRASAGAPAVPAQPANQIKVEAPTLDRQESSAPEATADIVVPAPMHGVFYRAAAPEEPPLVEVGARIEAGQKICIIEAMKTFIDIAAEAPGVVLAILAEDGDEIEAGQSLFRVGPAGSS from the coding sequence GTGGACCTCTCCAAAATCGAACAGCTCGTCGATCTCGTTACGCGCTCCTCCATCGCCGAGTTGGACCTCACCCAGGACGGCACCCGCATTCGCATCCTCAAGCGCGCGTCTGCAGGAGCGCCTGCGGTCCCGGCACAGCCTGCAAACCAGATCAAGGTCGAGGCCCCCACTCTCGATCGCCAGGAAAGTTCTGCTCCCGAGGCGACTGCCGACATCGTCGTGCCGGCACCGATGCACGGCGTCTTCTATCGGGCTGCTGCGCCGGAGGAGCCGCCGCTGGTCGAGGTCGGCGCACGGATCGAGGCCGGGCAAAAGATCTGCATCATCGAAGCGATGAAGACCTTCATCGACATCGCCGCCGAGGCACCCGGCGTCGTGCTTGCGATCCTCGCGGAGGACGGTGACGAGATCGAAGCGGGGCAATCCCTGTTCCGGGTCGGCCCTGCGGGTTCATCCTGA
- a CDS encoding 4-carboxy-4-hydroxy-2-oxoadipate aldolase/oxaloacetate decarboxylase, whose amino-acid sequence MVHVVRTFDRPGADLVERIKKFPPSTLHEAQGRLGALTSRIKPIYSGMRACGPALTVSCHPADNIMLITAISLAKPGDVLVVSAGDHPEQGGFGEVLATACVAKGIVGLVTDAGVRDGLAVRDTGFNVFSYGLCMKGTVKETLGTINQPIVIGGIAVRPGDIVSADDDGVVIVPKENIADVCVKSAAREEKEAGVMKALKAGGDILELSGIGKVLESKGCTFG is encoded by the coding sequence ATGGTTCACGTTGTCAGAACATTCGATCGGCCTGGTGCAGACCTCGTCGAGCGGATCAAGAAGTTTCCTCCGTCCACCCTGCACGAGGCCCAGGGGCGATTGGGCGCGCTGACTTCCCGCATCAAGCCGATCTATTCCGGGATGCGCGCGTGCGGCCCGGCGCTGACGGTGAGCTGCCATCCAGCCGACAACATCATGCTGATCACGGCGATTTCGCTGGCCAAGCCTGGCGACGTGCTCGTGGTGAGCGCGGGCGATCATCCCGAGCAGGGCGGCTTCGGCGAGGTGCTGGCCACGGCCTGCGTCGCCAAGGGCATCGTCGGGCTCGTCACGGATGCCGGCGTTCGCGACGGTCTTGCGGTACGCGACACCGGCTTCAACGTCTTCTCGTACGGCCTCTGTATGAAAGGCACCGTCAAGGAGACTCTCGGCACCATCAATCAGCCGATCGTCATTGGCGGCATTGCCGTCCGCCCCGGCGATATCGTGAGTGCCGATGACGACGGCGTCGTGATCGTGCCGAAGGAGAATATCGCCGACGTCTGCGTGAAGTCTGCGGCGCGCGAGGAAAAAGAAGCCGGCGTGATGAAGGCACTGAAGGCCGGCGGGGACATCCTCGAGCTCTCCGGTATCGGCAAGGTGCTGGAATCCAAGGGCTGCACGTTCGGTTAA